From the genome of Nitrospirota bacterium:
TCGCCAGACGGTGGGCGATTACCAGCGTCGTGCGGTTCTTCATCAAGTTGGCCATCGCCAGCTGCACGATCCGCTCGGACTCGGCATCCAGGGAGGACGTGGCTTCATCCAGAATCAAAAGCGGAGGGTCTCGAAGAATGGCGCGGGCGATGGCGAGCCGCTGCCGCTCGCCGCCCGACAACTTGACCCCGTTCTCCCCGATCAGCGTGGCATAGCCCTCAGGCAGACGCCTGACGAACTCGTCCGCGTAGGCTGCCTTTGCCGCCTCCGTCACCTCCCGGTCGGTCGCATCCGCCCGGCCATACGCGATGTTGTTCCGCACGGAATCGTCGAACAGGACCGTGCTTTGCGACACGATTCCGATCTGCCGGCGCAGGGACGCCAGCGTGCCGCCCCGGATATCCTGACCATCAAGCAGGATGGCGCCCTCCGTGGGATCGTAAAATCTCGGCACCAGGCTGACCAGCGTGCTCTTGCCAGCCCCGCTGCTGCCGACCAGGGCGACGATCTCCCCGGCCCTGACCGTCAAGTCGATCCCGGCCAGGGCGGGCCTGTCGGTCCCCTCGTACTGAAACGTCACCCCCTTGAACTCCAATGTCCGGTTGATGGCGGAGAGTTCACGTCGCCCCCGATCCCGCGCCTGCTCCGTTTCCAGGTCCAGCACGGCGAAGACCCGCTCCGCTCCGGCCAAGGCCTGTTGGACCGTATTGTTGGCCCCGGCCAGGCGCCGGATCGGGGTATAGGCCATGAACATCGCGGCCAGGAACGAAAAAAACGCCCCCGGCGTCATGGCTCCACGGATCACCAGATAGCCGCCGTACCAGATGATGGCCGCCACGCCCACCACACCGATCACTTCCATATGCGAGGAGGCCAGAGAGGACACTTGAATCGCCTTCATCGCCGTACGCAGATAGGCTTTATTGCTGCGCGCGAAGCGGTCGGTCTCGGCCTCTTCGCAACCGAACGCTTTCACGATTCGGATGCCGGTCAACGACTCCTGCAGTGAGGAAGTCATGTTCCCGACTTGTTCCTGTCCGCTCGACGCCAATCCCCTCAGCCGCTTTCCCATACGGACCATCGTCAACGAAGAAATCGGCACCACCACGACCGAGACGGCCGCCAACTTCCAGTTTTGGTAAAAGATCACCCCCAGCATGGCCAAAAACGTCAGTCCCTGCTGGAACAAATCCTTGAGCACGCCGGCGACGGCATTCGCCATGAGGCTAACGTCGTTGAAGACGCGGGACATCAGGCGGCCGGAGGTATTGGCATCGTGAAAGCCGACGGGCAGCCGCATGAGATGGAGAAACAGCTCCTCACGGATATCCGCCACCGCGCGCGTGCCCACGTAGTTCATCAGGTAGCTTTGCCCGTAGTTGAACAGGCCCTTCAGCGCCGCCACCGCCAGGATCGCGACCGGCAGCACCATGAGCATCCATTCGTCTTTCTTGATGAAAATGTCGTCCAGAACCGGACGGACCAGCCAGGCGTAGGCGCCCGACAGGCCCGCCACCAGGGCCGAGCAGACAAAGGCCGCACCCAGCCTCACCCGGTAGCGGACAAGGTACCGCATGAGCCGAACAAACACCTTCATGGCGAACACTCCGCCAGAATCGCCTCCGCCGCGCGTCTGGAGGCGCCCGGGGTGCCGAGCGCGGCCCGGACCTCCTTGAACGCATCCTTCATGGCTCGATTCGCCTCCTCGTCGGACAACAGCCGACCGGCTTCCTCCGCAAGACGGTCGGGCGTCGCGTCGTACTGGATCAACTCCGGCATGATGCTCCGGCCCGCCACCAGGTTGGCAAGTCCGATCCACCGGACCTTCACCAGTGCCCGCGCAACCCGGTAGGTCAACCACGTGGTCCGATACAGGAGCACCGTGGGCGTTCCAATCACCGCCGCCTGCAACGTCGCCGTCCCGGAGGCGGCCAGCAGCAGGTCGGACGCCGCCATCACCTCATGGGGCTGATCCCGGATGACCTGCACCTTCACGCCGGCCCCGGCGATCAACTCGTCGATGAGCCCGGACGACACCGAGGAGGCCTGCGCCAGGAGAAAAGTGAGCGGACCGCCCGGCAGGCCGGATCGGTTTAGAAGGGAGGCGGCTTCGAGCATGACCGGAAACAAGTCGCGCACCTCCCGCTCCCGGCTCCCCGGCAACAACCCGACGACCCGGGCGCCCGGTTCGACCCCGAAGCGCCGACGCAGGTCGGACCGGTCATAGGCGGGCGCGACCGCGTCCAACACCGGATGCCCCACGAACCGGCACGGCACCGCGGCGCGCCGGTAGATCGCCTCTTCGAACGGCAGGATGACCAGCACCAGATCCACCACCCGCTTGATCAGATGAATCCGGCTGGCATGCCAGGCCCAGATCTGCGGAGCGATGTAGTAGATGGTCCGATGCCCGGCCCGTTTGGCCGCTCGGGCCAGTCGCAAGTTCAGCCCGGGATTGTCGATGAACACGACGGCGTCCAGCCGGTTTTCCTTGAAGAAGCGCGCCAGCGTACGGTACGTGCGGAACGCCTGCCGGAGCTGAGCCAGCCCGGGGAGCCCCATCGCGTCCAGCCGCTCGATGCCCTTCATCAATTGGACGCCGGCCGCGGCCATCTTGCTTCCCCCGACTCCGAGCAGCTCAAGGTCCGGTCGTTGAGCCTTCAACGCCACAGCCAAGTTGGCCCCATGCAAGTCCCCCGAAGCCTCGCCCGTAACGATCAGAATCCGCGGCATGGCGACAACCGTGCGACATCAGGCCTCAGGCGTAAGAATCGCCACGGCCCTTTGACTGATCCATGTCCTTCTCCCAACCCTTCACCCCTCACGTGGTGCATGGTGGCGCTGCGCGAAGGCCCCGATCGCATCCAACACCCGATATGCCAAGTCCAACGCTGCAGCCCCGTCCGCTCCGGTGACCGGAGGCGGCTGTCCGGTCGCGCAGGCAACAAGAAACGCCTCCAACTCCAGCTTCAGCGGTTCGTCCTCGCTTCCCTTGACCGACTCCGTTTCAAGGACGGGCCGTTCCCCCGCCCCGGTTCGCCGGCGGCAGACCATGCCCTGGCGCGTCTGGAAATCCACCGACAGGTAGGCGTCCCGCTGAAACAGCCGGAGCCGCCGCATACGGGAGGTGGAGACGCGACTGGCCGTAAGATTGGCGACGCAGCCGCTCTGAAACTCGATCCGGGCGTTGGCGATATCATTGCTCGACGTCAGGACCGGCACGCCGGCGGCGCGGATGTCCTCGACCGGCCCCGGCTGCATGGAGAGGACCAGATCCAAGTCGTGAATCATCAGGTCCAGCACCACGTCCACATCCGTGCCCCGCTCGCCGAACGGGCTCAGCCGGTGACACTCGATGAAGACCGGCTTCCCGATGTGAGGACGCATGGCTTGCATGACCGGATTGAATCGTTCGATATGGCCGACCTGCAGCACCAGCTTCCGTTGCTGCGCCAGCTCGACCAGTTCCCAGGCCTCAACCGGCGTGACGGCGATGGGTTTTTCCACCAGAACGTGGACCCCGGCCTCAAGACAGGCTTTGACGACTTCGTAATGGGCCGAGGTCGTCGCCGCGACGCTGACCGCCTCCACCTGTTTCAGCAGCGCGGGCAGATCCGCCATCACGGATGCGCCGTGCCGACCCGCAATCAACGCGGCCCGCGGTGCATCGGCATCCACCAGGCCGATCAAACGGGAACCGGGCAGACTCGCGTAGAGGCGGGCATGGTGTTGGCCCAGGTGTCCGACCCCGATGACCCCGACCCGTAACGGTGTCACGGTCTCGGCTCACCCGCAAGCCCGACGACGGCGATCCCCGCCCGTTCCGCCTGCGCCAACATCTCGACCCGGTCCAACAAGACGCTGCGTCCAACCTCCAACACCAGCGCCGACGCCTTGACCGACTGCATGGCGGCGATGGTCTTGGGGCCGGCGGCCGGCAAATCGAACCGGAGGTCCTGCTGCGGCTTGCAGCGCTTGACCACCACCGCTCCCTCTTTCGCCAGAGTCCCGCCGCGCCGGATCGCCTCATCCGTTCCTTCCACCGCTTCCACCGCAACGACAACCCGGTCTTTCACGACTACGCATTGGCCGATATCGAGCACGCCGATCTCCCGGGCCACGTCCCAGCCGTAACGAATATCCTCCCACTCCCGTTCGCTGGGCTGACGGGACGTCTGCACCCCCTCCTCCATCAGCACCCCGGTGAGGCCGAAGGTCGATTCGCGGATTTGAATGCCCTCCCGCTCCAGCTCCGCCGCAAATTCGCGCAGGATGCCATCGTCCTTCCAATGCTTCAGGCGGCCGAAAATCGCCAGCGCCCGGAGGTCCGGCCGGACCGTCGTGAACACGTGCGTCTTACTGATGCCACCCAGCATCACCGCCTGCCGCACCCCGTCTTCCTTCAGCGCCTCGATCAGCTTGTTGAACTGGCCGACTTTGATCCAGTGGATTCGATCCACGTACTGCGCCAACTCGGGCTCCGTCTCCCCGATATGCGCCACGGCGGATACCGTGTAGCCCAGCCGCTTGACGTTCTCGGCAAAGATGATGGGGAACCGCCCGTTGCCGGCGATGAGCCCGATGCAATCTCCCTTCGCCTGCGGCGCGTTTCTCTGAGCGTAGGCCTCTGGCACGGGCTACTCCTCGTTCTCCTCGTCCTTGCTGAGCGAGCGGCAAATACCCCGCTTGGACCCGTCCAGAAACGCCACCAGAGCCATCACATCCTGCTGGTCTTTGAACTCCTCCTTGACCTGCTTCACCGCTTCGGCCAGCCGCAGCCCGGACCGGAACAAGAGTTGATAGGCCTGTTTCAGTCCGCGGATACGCTCCGCGGAAAACCCGTGGCGCCGCAGCCCGATGGAGTTCAGACCGTGGAGCCTGGCCCGATCGCCGCTGGCCCGCGTGAACGACGGCACGTCCTGCGCGACGGCGGCACACCCGCCGACCATGGCATAGTCGCCGATGCGCACATATTGATGAATGCCCGCCAAGCCGCCGATAACCGCGTGATCGCCAATGGTAATATGGCCGGCCAGATTCGCCGAGTTCGCCATAATGATGTGATTGCCAAGCAGACAATCGTGGGCGATGTGCGAATAGGCCATGAGAAAATTCATGTTGCCCAGTTTCGTCAGCCCCCCGCCTTCGACCGTGGCACGATTGACCGTGACGTACTCCCTGAGCACGTTGTCGTGGCCGATGACAACCCGGGTCGGCTCGCCCTTGTAGTGCAGATGCTGGGGCGGAGTTCCGATCGACGCAAAGGGCCATACGGTGCACCGCTCGCCGATTTCGGTCCATCCGTCCACCACCACGTGTGACACCAGCCGGGTGGCCCGGCCGATCCGCACATGCTCGCCGATCACACAATAGGGCCCGACCTCCACATCCGGCCCCAATTCAGCCTTTGGATGCACCACCGCCGTCGGATGAATCTGCACTCGTTCGCCTCCTCAGTAACGTCGCTTGTCTCCGTCGCTCATCCCGGACTGTGCGCTTCACGCGTTACGTGTCACGCTTCACGTCTTTTTCTTCCGTCACCATGGCCGTCATCTCGGCTTCGCAGGCCACATCGGCCTCCACATAGGCCTTGCCGTGCATCTTCCAGAAGGGGGGACGCTTCTTCAGCACCTCCACCTCCAACCGCAGTTGATCCCCCGGCACAACCGGCCGGCGGAATTTGGCGCCGTCCACCCCCGTCAGATAGACCACCGGCCGGCCGCCGGCCGGCGCAGACTTCAAGGACAGCACGCACCCGGCCTGGGCCAGGGCTTCCAGGATCAGCACACCCGGCATGATCGGACGGCCGGGGAAATGTCCCTGGAAAAATGGTTCGTTGATCGTCACGTTCTTGATCGCGACGATCCGCTGCCCCGCCTCCCACTCTTTCACCCGGTCCACCAGCAGGAACGGATAGCGGTGGGGAAGGATGGCCAGAATCTCGTCGTGGTTCAAGGTCTTGCCCGCCTCGTCTCCGGCTCCCGTCGTCGCCATGCTACTTGTACCTCCGGTCGAATTCTTTGAGGACGGCCTCGGTCAGATCAACGGCCGGCTGGGCGTAAATGACGATCTTGAGCGTCGCGTCGCTGCCTTTGTCCAGCACGGCCGTGAACCCCTGCTTCTGCGCCACGTCGCCGACCACCTCTTTGATCTTCTTCTGATACTCGGCGTCCAGCTCTTTTTGCTTGGTCTGGACTTCGCGCTGAAAATCCTGAAGGCGGCGCTGGTAGCCCTCGTACTTGACCCGAAACCGCTCTTGTTTGTCCCGCTTGGCGGCCTCGCTGAGGTTCGGAGGGGACTCGCGCAAGTCCTTTTCGAGCCCTTGCATCTCCTCGCTATCGGCGGCCAGAATCCGCTGGCGGCTCACCGAAAACTCTTTCAGCGTCTCCAGAGCCCGCTTCCCGGCCACGCTCCGCTCCACCACCGCCTGCTGATCCACCACCGCGACCTTGATCGTATCAGCCGCCTCGCCTGCCCCGGCCAGGCCCAGCGTCAGCACCACCCCCAGCGCGCTCCACCCTGCTCGCCTCATACCCACTCCTTTCACCCTCCACCGGCCTGTGACGTTCCCCATTGCCTATGGCCCTACTTACGGCGTTGCCTTGTTCATTTCGTCGATAACTTTGGCGGTGATATCCAGCGACGCATCGCTGTAAGGGACCGGCGCCCCGCGGCCCTTCTCGAACACGACAAGCAAGCCGAGTTGTTGCGCCACCTTCGCCACCGCCCGATCTGCCTTCTCCCTGAACCCTTCCTGCACTTCCTTCTGCTTCTCCTGCACCTCGCGGCTGAGTTCACCGGCCTTCTGCTGAAACTCCGCCGCGCGGCGGCGAAACTGCTCCTCCCGCTCCCGTTTGGCGGTTTCACTCAACACGCTGGCCTGTTTGGTGAAGTCCTCCTGCAGACGCTTGAGTTCTTTTTCCTCCAACTCGACCAGCGCCTCACGATTTTTGATGAACGAATTCAGCGAATCCAGATTTTTTTTGCCGAGCGTGGTGTCGGTGAAGACCTTCTGGAATTCGACCAGGCCGATCTTGGTCGCCGACTGCATCGTCCCGGCGGTCCCGCAACCGGCAACCCCCACCAAGACCAAGGCCAGAAACGGGCCGGAACGAATCATGCGATGCCCTCTCATTGATCAGATTCTCCTGCGCAAGCTATTAGAACAGACTGCCGACGGAAAATTCGAAGACACCCTTCCTCTCACCCGGCTGGCCAGGCGCCTCTTTCAGTGGCGCCAGATTGATCCCATAGGCTGCACGCAACGGCCCGAAAGGCGATATCCAGCGTCCCTCCAACCCGGCCGACTTGCGCAGGTTGAAGTTGAACGACTCGCCATCTGCAAAGCCCTTTCCGTAATCGAAGAAGATCACGGCGTTGAGCTTGGCCTCCGCCGAGACCGTGAAGATAAAATCGTAGTTGAAGATCAACTCGCGGTTCGCGCCGACCAACGTGCCGGCGGAGGTCAATGGCCCGGCTCGGCCGAACTGGAAGCCACGCATGGTGTTGATGCCGCCCACGAAGAACCGTT
Proteins encoded in this window:
- the msbA gene encoding lipid A export permease/ATP-binding protein MsbA; the protein is MFAMKVFVRLMRYLVRYRVRLGAAFVCSALVAGLSGAYAWLVRPVLDDIFIKKDEWMLMVLPVAILAVAALKGLFNYGQSYLMNYVGTRAVADIREELFLHLMRLPVGFHDANTSGRLMSRVFNDVSLMANAVAGVLKDLFQQGLTFLAMLGVIFYQNWKLAAVSVVVVPISSLTMVRMGKRLRGLASSGQEQVGNMTSSLQESLTGIRIVKAFGCEEAETDRFARSNKAYLRTAMKAIQVSSLASSHMEVIGVVGVAAIIWYGGYLVIRGAMTPGAFFSFLAAMFMAYTPIRRLAGANNTVQQALAGAERVFAVLDLETEQARDRGRRELSAINRTLEFKGVTFQYEGTDRPALAGIDLTVRAGEIVALVGSSGAGKSTLVSLVPRFYDPTEGAILLDGQDIRGGTLASLRRQIGIVSQSTVLFDDSVRNNIAYGRADATDREVTEAAKAAYADEFVRRLPEGYATLIGENGVKLSGGERQRLAIARAILRDPPLLILDEATSSLDAESERIVQLAMANLMKNRTTLVIAHRLATVQKADRIVVLERGRLVEAGSHEELLRHGGLYKRLHAIQFSETTMTAER
- a CDS encoding LpxI family protein, whose translation is MPEAYAQRNAPQAKGDCIGLIAGNGRFPIIFAENVKRLGYTVSAVAHIGETEPELAQYVDRIHWIKVGQFNKLIEALKEDGVRQAVMLGGISKTHVFTTVRPDLRALAIFGRLKHWKDDGILREFAAELEREGIQIRESTFGLTGVLMEEGVQTSRQPSEREWEDIRYGWDVAREIGVLDIGQCVVVKDRVVVAVEAVEGTDEAIRRGGTLAKEGAVVVKRCKPQQDLRFDLPAAGPKTIAAMQSVKASALVLEVGRSVLLDRVEMLAQAERAGIAVVGLAGEPRP
- a CDS encoding lipid-A-disaccharide synthase, whose product is MPRILIVTGEASGDLHGANLAVALKAQRPDLELLGVGGSKMAAAGVQLMKGIERLDAMGLPGLAQLRQAFRTYRTLARFFKENRLDAVVFIDNPGLNLRLARAAKRAGHRTIYYIAPQIWAWHASRIHLIKRVVDLVLVILPFEEAIYRRAAVPCRFVGHPVLDAVAPAYDRSDLRRRFGVEPGARVVGLLPGSREREVRDLFPVMLEAASLLNRSGLPGGPLTFLLAQASSVSSGLIDELIAGAGVKVQVIRDQPHEVMAASDLLLAASGTATLQAAVIGTPTVLLYRTTWLTYRVARALVKVRWIGLANLVAGRSIMPELIQYDATPDRLAEEAGRLLSDEEANRAMKDAFKEVRAALGTPGASRRAAEAILAECSP
- a CDS encoding OmpH family outer membrane protein, with translation MRGHRMIRSGPFLALVLVGVAGCGTAGTMQSATKIGLVEFQKVFTDTTLGKKNLDSLNSFIKNREALVELEEKELKRLQEDFTKQASVLSETAKREREEQFRRRAAEFQQKAGELSREVQEKQKEVQEGFREKADRAVAKVAQQLGLLVVFEKGRGAPVPYSDASLDITAKVIDEMNKATP
- a CDS encoding acyl-ACP--UDP-N-acetylglucosamine O-acyltransferase — protein: MQIHPTAVVHPKAELGPDVEVGPYCVIGEHVRIGRATRLVSHVVVDGWTEIGERCTVWPFASIGTPPQHLHYKGEPTRVVIGHDNVLREYVTVNRATVEGGGLTKLGNMNFLMAYSHIAHDCLLGNHIIMANSANLAGHITIGDHAVIGGLAGIHQYVRIGDYAMVGGCAAVAQDVPSFTRASGDRARLHGLNSIGLRRHGFSAERIRGLKQAYQLLFRSGLRLAEAVKQVKEEFKDQQDVMALVAFLDGSKRGICRSLSKDEENEE
- the fabZ gene encoding 3-hydroxyacyl-ACP dehydratase FabZ, whose protein sequence is MATTGAGDEAGKTLNHDEILAILPHRYPFLLVDRVKEWEAGQRIVAIKNVTINEPFFQGHFPGRPIMPGVLILEALAQAGCVLSLKSAPAGGRPVVYLTGVDGAKFRRPVVPGDQLRLEVEVLKKRPPFWKMHGKAYVEADVACEAEMTAMVTEEKDVKRDT
- a CDS encoding OmpH family outer membrane protein; translation: MGNVTGRWRVKGVGMRRAGWSALGVVLTLGLAGAGEAADTIKVAVVDQQAVVERSVAGKRALETLKEFSVSRQRILAADSEEMQGLEKDLRESPPNLSEAAKRDKQERFRVKYEGYQRRLQDFQREVQTKQKELDAEYQKKIKEVVGDVAQKQGFTAVLDKGSDATLKIVIYAQPAVDLTEAVLKEFDRRYK
- a CDS encoding Gfo/Idh/MocA family oxidoreductase, yielding MTPLRVGVIGVGHLGQHHARLYASLPGSRLIGLVDADAPRAALIAGRHGASVMADLPALLKQVEAVSVAATTSAHYEVVKACLEAGVHVLVEKPIAVTPVEAWELVELAQQRKLVLQVGHIERFNPVMQAMRPHIGKPVFIECHRLSPFGERGTDVDVVLDLMIHDLDLVLSMQPGPVEDIRAAGVPVLTSSNDIANARIEFQSGCVANLTASRVSTSRMRRLRLFQRDAYLSVDFQTRQGMVCRRRTGAGERPVLETESVKGSEDEPLKLELEAFLVACATGQPPPVTGADGAAALDLAYRVLDAIGAFAQRHHAPREG